A single region of the Pseudomonas solani genome encodes:
- a CDS encoding BON domain-containing protein, which translates to MTRSPLILACLAITLALGGCGGRTIGKTIDDQSTPSKVRAKIDAANPDLKTNSHIVVTSYNGVVLLAGQTPNDNLKSQAEQAARSAQGVKKVHNELHVGQNSSTLARMNDSTITTKITTQLLADSQIPSSQIKVVTENGIVYLLGLVTRQEAAKATSVVQGVSGVQRIVKLFEYTN; encoded by the coding sequence ATGACGCGTTCCCCCCTGATCCTCGCCTGTCTCGCCATCACCCTGGCTCTGGGTGGCTGTGGCGGCCGCACCATCGGCAAGACCATCGACGACCAGTCCACGCCGTCCAAGGTGCGGGCCAAGATCGACGCTGCGAATCCCGACCTCAAGACCAACTCGCACATCGTGGTCACCAGCTACAACGGCGTAGTGCTGCTGGCTGGCCAGACCCCCAACGACAACCTCAAGTCCCAAGCCGAACAGGCCGCGCGCAGCGCGCAGGGCGTCAAGAAGGTGCACAACGAGCTGCACGTCGGCCAGAACTCCTCCACCCTGGCGCGGATGAACGACAGCACCATCACCACCAAGATCACCACACAGCTGCTGGCCGACAGCCAGATCCCCAGCTCGCAGATCAAGGTCGTGACCGAGAACGGCATCGTCTATCTGCTTGGCCTGGTGACCCGCCAGGAAGCCGCCAAAGCCACCAGCGTCGTGCAGGGCGTCTCTGGCGTGCAACGCATCGTGAAGCTGTTCGAATACACCAACTGA
- a CDS encoding phosphoheptose isomerase, translating to MDMQPRIRQLFQASIDTKLLAMEMLAPHIEHASMVMVNALLNEGKILACGNGGSAGDAQHFSSELLNRFERERPSLPALALTTDSSTITSIANDYSYNEIFSKQIRALGQPGDILLAISTSGNSANIIQAIQAAHDREMIVVALTGRDGGGMASLLLPEDVEIRVPAKSTARIQEVHLLAIHCLCDLIDRQLFGSEE from the coding sequence ATGGACATGCAACCCCGAATCCGCCAGCTCTTCCAGGCCAGCATCGACACCAAGCTGCTGGCCATGGAAATGCTCGCACCGCACATCGAGCACGCGAGCATGGTGATGGTCAACGCACTGCTCAACGAGGGCAAGATCCTGGCATGCGGCAACGGCGGCTCCGCCGGCGACGCCCAGCACTTCTCATCCGAGCTGCTCAACCGCTTCGAGCGCGAGCGCCCGAGCCTGCCCGCACTGGCATTGACCACCGACAGCTCGACCATCACCTCGATCGCCAACGACTACAGCTACAACGAGATCTTCTCCAAGCAGATCCGCGCCCTGGGCCAACCCGGCGACATCCTGCTGGCGATCTCCACCAGCGGTAACTCGGCGAACATCATTCAGGCCATCCAGGCCGCACATGATCGCGAAATGATTGTCGTAGCTCTGACCGGCCGTGATGGTGGCGGCATGGCCTCCCTGCTGCTGCCGGAAGATGTCGAGATACGCGTGCCCGCCAAGTCCACGGCGCGCATCCAGGAAGTCCACCTGCTAGCCATCCATTGCCTCTGTGACCTGATCGATCGTCAATTGTTTGGGAGTGAAGAATGA
- a CDS encoding YraN family protein — translation MNQRQSSGQAAEALARSHLEQHGLRLLASNWRCPRGELDLVMLDGDTVVFVEVRYRRHAAWGGALESVDARKRAKLITAAQHFLLKESRWARYPCRFDVVAINSMDGDSPPRLTWLQNAFDT, via the coding sequence TTGAACCAGCGGCAATCCAGCGGGCAAGCAGCGGAAGCACTTGCTCGCTCCCACCTCGAACAACACGGCTTGCGCCTGCTCGCCAGCAATTGGCGATGCCCACGGGGCGAGCTCGATCTGGTCATGCTGGACGGCGATACAGTAGTATTCGTCGAAGTGCGCTACCGGCGGCATGCCGCCTGGGGCGGAGCGCTGGAAAGCGTCGATGCGCGCAAGCGCGCCAAGCTGATTACCGCGGCCCAGCACTTCCTCCTCAAGGAGTCCCGCTGGGCCAGATACCCGTGCCGATTTGACGTGGTCGCCATCAACTCGATGGATGGCGACTCACCCCCGCGACTGACATGGCTGCAAAACGCCTTTGATACCTGA
- a CDS encoding penicillin-binding protein activator, whose translation MIACLRPLSALCLAGLLAACGSSPTSSLGELPRTPQASIEQMLQQANDSKPEQAASLRLSAADLAYKQQDIGRSARILEQVQLDGLKPAQQVFASTLAAELAMARNQPKSALKALSHPSLERLGELPVEQQTRTQLVRARALEADGQNLAAARERVFIAPLLNGEAEKTNHEAIWTLVSNLPADQLQAGGDADLAGWMELARVTKGAGTLEQQQAAIESWRTQHPQHPAAEALPAPLAKLKELANQPLTKIALLLPQEGPLASVARALRDGFLAAHYQAQQAGQNPPAIQLYDSSHLSSLDDFYRQAQADGVQLVVGPLEKPLVKQMSDREQLPITTLALNYSDAGQEGPAQLFQFGLAAEDEAREVARRAWGDGMRRAVALVPRGEWGDRVLNAFRQSWEQSGGSLIAAEHVDQPVELAQQIADLFQLRQSESRAKRLQGTLGTQVAAQPSRRQDVDFIFLAATPQQAQQIKPTLAFQYAGDVPVYATSHLFTGSNNQAQYLDLNGIRFCETPWLLNSNDPLRQEVDRQWPQAGGSLGRLYAMGVDAYRLAPRLNQLKALPESRVDGLSGSLSLNPAQRVERQLPWAEFRDGQVQRLPDSDS comes from the coding sequence ATGATCGCTTGCCTGCGCCCGCTTTCCGCACTCTGCCTCGCCGGCCTGCTGGCCGCCTGCGGCAGTTCGCCCACCTCCAGCCTCGGCGAACTGCCCCGCACGCCTCAGGCCAGCATCGAGCAGATGCTTCAGCAAGCGAACGACAGCAAGCCCGAGCAAGCGGCCTCGCTGCGCCTCTCCGCTGCCGACCTGGCATACAAGCAGCAAGATATCGGCCGCTCGGCACGCATTCTTGAGCAGGTCCAGCTCGACGGCCTCAAGCCCGCCCAGCAGGTATTCGCCAGCACGCTTGCCGCCGAACTGGCCATGGCACGCAACCAGCCGAAAAGCGCACTCAAGGCCCTGAGCCACCCCAGCCTCGAGCGCCTGGGTGAACTGCCGGTCGAACAGCAGACCCGCACCCAACTGGTTCGCGCCCGCGCCCTGGAGGCCGATGGCCAGAACCTCGCGGCAGCCCGTGAGCGCGTATTCATCGCCCCGCTGCTCAATGGCGAAGCCGAGAAGACCAACCATGAAGCCATCTGGACGCTGGTCTCCAACCTGCCGGCCGATCAGCTCCAGGCGGGCGGCGACGCCGACCTCGCGGGCTGGATGGAACTGGCCCGTGTAACCAAAGGCGCCGGCACCCTGGAACAACAGCAGGCCGCCATCGAGTCCTGGCGCACCCAGCACCCCCAGCACCCGGCCGCCGAAGCACTGCCGGCACCGCTGGCCAAACTGAAGGAACTGGCCAATCAGCCCTTGACCAAGATCGCCCTCCTCCTGCCCCAGGAAGGCCCTCTCGCCTCCGTCGCCCGCGCCCTGCGCGACGGTTTCCTCGCCGCCCACTATCAAGCCCAGCAGGCCGGCCAGAACCCTCCGGCCATCCAGCTGTATGACAGCTCGCACCTCAGCTCCCTGGACGACTTCTATCGCCAGGCCCAAGCAGATGGCGTGCAACTGGTGGTTGGCCCGCTGGAGAAGCCCCTGGTCAAGCAGATGAGCGACCGCGAGCAGTTGCCCATCACCACCCTGGCCCTGAACTACAGCGACGCCGGCCAAGAAGGCCCCGCCCAACTGTTCCAGTTCGGTCTCGCCGCCGAGGATGAAGCCCGCGAAGTGGCACGCCGCGCCTGGGGTGACGGCATGCGCCGCGCCGTGGCCCTGGTGCCTCGCGGCGAATGGGGTGACCGCGTACTCAACGCCTTCCGCCAGAGCTGGGAACAGTCCGGTGGCAGCCTGATCGCCGCCGAACATGTCGACCAACCGGTCGAACTCGCCCAGCAGATCGCCGACCTGTTCCAGCTGCGCCAGAGCGAATCGCGTGCCAAGCGCCTGCAAGGCACGCTGGGCACGCAGGTTGCCGCCCAACCCTCCCGCCGCCAGGACGTCGACTTCATCTTCCTCGCCGCCACCCCGCAGCAGGCCCAGCAGATCAAGCCGACCCTGGCCTTCCAATACGCGGGGGATGTGCCGGTGTATGCGACCTCCCACCTGTTCACCGGCAGCAACAACCAGGCTCAGTACCTGGACCTGAACGGCATCCGTTTCTGCGAAACCCCCTGGCTGCTGAACAGCAACGACCCGCTGCGTCAGGAGGTCGATCGCCAGTGGCCGCAAGCAGGTGGCAGCCTGGGCCGCCTTTACGCAATGGGCGTGGACGCCTATCGACTGGCTCCTCGCCTGAACCAGCTCAAGGCGCTTCCGGAAAGCCGCGTTGACGGCCTCTCCGGCAGCCTCAGCCTCAACCCCGCGCAACGTGTCGAGCGTCAACTGCCCTGGGCCGAATTCCGTGACGGCCAGGTCCAGCGACTTCCCGACAGCGATTCTTGA
- the rsmI gene encoding 16S rRNA (cytidine(1402)-2'-O)-methyltransferase has product MRAFKSIPRCLVTVSPGSAVTLGKLYVVATPIGNLDDISTRALRVLRDVALIAAEDTRHSVRLLQHFGINTPLAACHDHNEREEGGRFLARLQAGEDVALISDAGTPLISDPGYHLVRQVQAAGITVVPVPGPSALIAALSAAGLPSDRFIFEGFLPAKAVGRRSRLERVKEEPRTLIFYEAPHRLLECLEDMVTVFGEERPAVLARELTKTFETLKGSPLSALRDWVAADSNQQRGECVLLVAGWQEPEGEGAISGEALRVLDLLLGELPLKRAAALAAEITGVRKNLLYQAALERQSDS; this is encoded by the coding sequence ATGCGCGCCTTTAAGTCAATTCCGAGGTGTCTTGTGACCGTTTCCCCAGGCTCTGCTGTCACCTTGGGCAAGCTCTATGTGGTGGCTACGCCGATCGGCAACCTCGACGACATCAGTACCCGTGCCCTGCGGGTGCTGCGCGATGTGGCGCTTATCGCTGCCGAAGACACCCGTCATTCCGTTCGTCTGCTGCAGCATTTCGGTATCAATACGCCTCTGGCGGCTTGCCACGATCACAACGAGCGAGAGGAGGGCGGGCGTTTCCTGGCGCGCCTGCAGGCGGGCGAAGATGTGGCGCTGATCTCCGATGCGGGCACCCCGTTGATTTCCGACCCCGGCTATCACCTGGTGCGCCAGGTGCAGGCCGCAGGTATCACGGTTGTCCCGGTGCCCGGTCCCAGTGCGCTCATTGCCGCGCTATCGGCGGCGGGGCTGCCATCCGATCGCTTCATCTTCGAAGGCTTTCTTCCTGCCAAGGCAGTGGGACGTCGCTCCCGTCTGGAGCGGGTGAAGGAAGAGCCGCGTACCTTGATCTTCTACGAGGCGCCCCATCGTCTGCTCGAGTGTCTGGAGGATATGGTCACGGTCTTCGGTGAGGAGCGCCCGGCGGTTTTGGCGAGGGAGCTGACCAAGACCTTCGAAACGCTCAAGGGCTCCCCGCTCTCGGCGTTGCGTGACTGGGTGGCTGCCGATTCCAATCAGCAGCGCGGTGAATGTGTGCTGCTGGTGGCCGGTTGGCAGGAGCCGGAGGGGGAGGGTGCGATCAGTGGCGAGGCGCTGCGTGTGCTCGATCTGCTGCTGGGCGAACTTCCCTTGAAGCGAGCTGCGGCGTTGGCTGCGGAGATCACCGGGGTGCGCAAGAACCTGCTTTACCAGGCCGCCCTGGAGCGTCAAAGCGATTCTTGA
- the mraZ gene encoding division/cell wall cluster transcriptional repressor MraZ, translating into MFRGANAISLDAKGRIAMPSRYRDELFSRCDGQLIVTIDAVDRCLTLYPLPEWELIEAKLRELPSLREETRRLQRLLIGNAVDLELDGNGRFLVPPRLREYAGLDKKAMLVGQLNKFQIWDEDAWNAISDADLMAIKQPGGLPDELRDLIL; encoded by the coding sequence GTGTTTCGCGGAGCAAATGCCATCAGTCTCGACGCCAAAGGGCGCATCGCGATGCCGAGTCGGTATCGGGATGAGCTTTTTTCGCGTTGTGATGGGCAGTTGATCGTCACGATCGACGCCGTGGACCGCTGCTTGACCCTTTATCCGCTGCCCGAGTGGGAGCTCATCGAAGCCAAGCTTCGTGAGCTGCCGTCCCTGCGTGAAGAAACCCGCCGGTTGCAACGCCTCCTGATCGGTAACGCCGTCGACCTCGAGTTAGACGGTAACGGTCGTTTCCTCGTCCCGCCGCGCTTGCGCGAGTACGCGGGCCTGGACAAGAAGGCAATGCTGGTTGGCCAGTTGAACAAGTTCCAGATATGGGACGAAGACGCCTGGAACGCGATTTCCGACGCGGACCTCATGGCAATCAAACAACCCGGCGGCCTGCCGGACGAACTGCGTGACCTTATCCTGTGA
- the rsmH gene encoding 16S rRNA (cytosine(1402)-N(4))-methyltransferase RsmH, with product MSTESSFRHITVLLDEAVESLAVRADGCYLDGTFGRGGHSRLILQHLGEEGRLLGFDKDPQAIATGQALAAEDGRFVIVQRSFAEMAGELAERSLSGKVDGVLLDLGVSSPQLDDAERGFSFLNDGPLDMRMDPTRGVSAAQWIATAPEDEIARVLKEYGEERFAKRMARAVVQRRVEKPFERTSDLAAVLTVANPAWEKGKNPATRAFQGIRIHVNNELGDLERGLEAALENLAIGGRLVVISFHSLEDRIVKLFMRKHAKGEADKLPRNLPIRPPAFDPRLKLLGKPQFASDAELKANPRSRSAVMRVAEKLR from the coding sequence GTGAGTACCGAAAGCAGCTTCCGCCACATCACCGTCCTGCTCGACGAGGCCGTAGAGAGTCTCGCCGTGCGTGCGGACGGCTGTTACCTGGACGGCACCTTCGGTCGCGGAGGGCACAGCCGGCTCATCCTCCAGCATCTTGGCGAGGAGGGGCGGCTACTCGGTTTCGATAAAGACCCCCAAGCCATAGCTACAGGGCAAGCGCTGGCGGCCGAAGACGGCCGCTTTGTCATTGTGCAGCGCAGTTTTGCCGAGATGGCTGGCGAGCTGGCCGAGCGCAGCCTGTCGGGCAAGGTGGACGGCGTGCTGCTCGACCTCGGGGTGTCCTCCCCGCAGTTGGATGATGCCGAGCGCGGTTTCAGCTTCCTCAACGACGGCCCCCTCGACATGCGCATGGACCCCACGCGCGGTGTCAGTGCGGCGCAGTGGATCGCCACCGCGCCCGAGGACGAGATCGCCCGTGTACTCAAGGAGTACGGCGAAGAGCGTTTTGCCAAGCGCATGGCGCGTGCCGTCGTACAGCGTCGCGTCGAGAAGCCCTTCGAGCGCACCTCTGATCTGGCTGCGGTCCTGACCGTCGCCAACCCCGCCTGGGAGAAGGGCAAGAACCCGGCTACTCGTGCTTTCCAGGGCATCCGCATCCATGTGAACAACGAACTGGGCGATCTGGAGCGCGGCCTTGAAGCTGCCCTGGAGAACCTCGCCATTGGTGGTCGCCTGGTCGTGATCAGCTTCCATTCCCTGGAAGACCGCATCGTCAAGCTGTTCATGCGCAAGCATGCCAAGGGCGAAGCGGACAAGCTGCCGCGCAACTTGCCGATCCGTCCTCCGGCCTTTGACCCGCGCTTGAAGTTGCTGGGCAAGCCGCAGTTCGCTTCCGATGCAGAATTGAAGGCCAACCCGCGCTCGCGCAGCGCGGTCATGCGCGTGGCGGAGAAGCTCAGATGA
- the ftsL gene encoding cell division protein FtsL, which yields MSRLYAKPLPGGSFLMLLLFIAVLVSAIGVSYSAHWNRQLLNKLYTELSVRDKAQAEWGRLVLEQSTWTAHNRIESLASEQLKMRIPEPAEIRMVAP from the coding sequence ATGAGCCGCCTCTATGCCAAGCCTCTGCCAGGCGGCAGTTTCCTGATGCTGCTGTTGTTCATCGCGGTACTGGTTTCCGCGATTGGCGTGTCCTATAGCGCGCATTGGAACAGGCAGTTGCTGAACAAGCTTTATACCGAGCTCAGCGTGCGCGACAAGGCGCAGGCCGAGTGGGGGCGCCTGGTGCTCGAGCAGAGCACCTGGACGGCGCACAACCGCATCGAGTCGCTGGCCAGCGAGCAACTGAAGATGCGCATCCCCGAGCCTGCGGAAATCCGCATGGTGGCGCCATGA
- a CDS encoding peptidoglycan D,D-transpeptidase FtsI family protein: MIKLEGALYPWRFRVVLALLALMVAAISWRIVDLHVIDRDFLKGQGDARSVRHIPIPAHRGLITDRNGEPLAVSTPVTTLWTNPKDLMPVRDQWPVIAATLGQDPKIFAERIDQNANREFLYLARGLTPEQGQAILARKLPGVYAIEEFRRFYPAGEVTAHVVGFTDVDDRGREGVELSFDQWLAGVPGKRQVLKDRRGRLIKDVQVSKNAKPGKTLALSIDLRLQYLAHRELRNALVENGAKAGSLVIVDVKTGEVLAMANQPTYNPNNRRNLQPAAMRNRAMIDVFEPGSTVKPFSMSAALQSGRWKPEDKVEVYPGSLQIGRYTIKDVSKTEGPILDLTGILINSSNVGMSKIAFDIGGETIYETMRQLGLGQDTGLGFPGERVGNLPNHREWRKAETATLSYGYGLSVTAIQMVHAYATLANHGQAVPLSMTRVDTVPVGAQVIPDEVAKTMQGMLQQVVEAPRGVFRAQVPGYHVSGKSGTARKATVGAKGYTQNAYRSLFAGFAPSTNPRLAMVVVIDEPSKAGYFGGLVSAPVFGRVMAGALRLMNIAPDNLPTEEQQTAAAATGKGGRI; the protein is encoded by the coding sequence ATGATCAAACTCGAGGGGGCGCTCTATCCCTGGCGCTTCCGGGTCGTCCTGGCATTACTCGCGTTGATGGTGGCGGCCATTTCCTGGCGCATCGTCGACCTGCATGTCATCGACCGCGACTTCCTCAAGGGGCAGGGTGACGCGCGCAGCGTGCGGCACATCCCGATTCCTGCGCACCGTGGCCTGATCACCGATCGCAACGGCGAGCCCCTGGCCGTCAGTACCCCGGTCACCACTCTCTGGACCAACCCCAAGGACCTGATGCCCGTGCGCGACCAGTGGCCGGTGATCGCCGCGACCCTGGGGCAGGATCCGAAGATCTTCGCCGAGCGCATCGATCAGAACGCCAATCGTGAATTCCTTTACCTCGCTCGCGGCCTGACTCCGGAGCAGGGGCAAGCCATCCTCGCCCGCAAGCTGCCGGGTGTGTACGCCATCGAAGAGTTCCGCCGCTTCTACCCGGCCGGCGAAGTGACTGCCCATGTGGTTGGCTTCACCGACGTGGATGACCGTGGCCGTGAGGGCGTCGAGCTGTCCTTCGACCAGTGGCTGGCGGGTGTGCCCGGCAAGCGCCAGGTGCTCAAGGACCGTCGTGGCCGGCTGATCAAGGACGTGCAGGTCAGCAAGAACGCCAAGCCGGGCAAGACTCTGGCCCTGTCCATCGACCTGCGCCTGCAGTACCTCGCCCACCGCGAGCTGCGTAACGCTCTGGTGGAAAACGGCGCCAAGGCGGGCAGCCTGGTGATCGTCGACGTCAAGACCGGTGAAGTGCTGGCGATGGCCAACCAGCCCACCTACAACCCGAACAACCGCCGCAACCTGCAGCCGGCTGCCATGCGCAACCGCGCCATGATCGACGTGTTCGAGCCCGGCTCCACCGTGAAGCCGTTCTCCATGTCCGCGGCATTGCAGAGCGGTCGCTGGAAGCCGGAAGACAAGGTCGAGGTCTACCCCGGCTCGTTGCAGATCGGTCGCTACACCATCAAGGACGTTTCCAAGACCGAGGGCCCGATCCTCGATCTGACGGGCATCCTGATCAACTCCAGCAACGTCGGCATGAGCAAGATTGCCTTCGATATCGGCGGCGAGACCATCTACGAGACCATGCGCCAGCTCGGCCTCGGCCAGGACACTGGCCTTGGCTTCCCCGGCGAGCGCGTCGGCAACCTGCCCAACCACCGCGAGTGGCGCAAGGCCGAGACCGCGACCCTGTCCTATGGCTATGGCCTCTCGGTCACGGCGATCCAGATGGTCCATGCCTACGCCACCCTGGCCAATCATGGGCAGGCGGTTCCGCTGTCCATGACCCGGGTCGATACCGTCCCGGTCGGCGCCCAGGTCATTCCCGACGAGGTCGCCAAGACCATGCAGGGCATGCTCCAGCAAGTGGTCGAGGCGCCGCGCGGCGTATTCCGGGCCCAGGTGCCCGGCTACCACGTTTCAGGCAAGAGCGGCACGGCGCGCAAGGCTACGGTCGGCGCCAAGGGCTATACCCAGAACGCCTATCGCTCGCTGTTCGCGGGCTTCGCTCCGTCCACCAACCCGCGTCTGGCGATGGTGGTGGTGATCGACGAGCCCAGCAAGGCCGGCTACTTCGGTGGCCTGGTCTCCGCACCCGTATTCGGCAGGGTCATGGCGGGCGCACTGCGCCTGATGAACATCGCCCCGGACAACCTGCCCACCGAGGAACAACAGACCGCAGCAGCGGCTACCGGCAAAGGAGGGCGTATCTGA
- a CDS encoding UDP-N-acetylmuramoyl-L-alanyl-D-glutamate--2,6-diaminopimelate ligase encodes MPMPLNQLLPQAESATLIRELTLDSRKVRPGDLFLAVPGIQQDGRAHIADAVARGATAVAYESEGAAAIDASGAELVAIKGLAGQLSAIAGRFYGEPSRGLNLVGVTGTNGKTSVSQLIAQALDLLGERCGIVGTLGTGFHGELESGRHTTPDPLAVQATLANLKQAGARAVAMEVSSHGLEQGRVAALAFDIAVFTNLSRDHLDYHGSMEAYGAAKARLFDWPQLRCRVINLDDAFGRELASHEHESRLIGYSQEDASAFIYCREAHFDDDGVRASLVTPQGEGLLRSPLLGRFNLSNLLAVVGALLGMGYPLDEILRALPGLQGPVGRMQRLGGGDKPLVVVDYAHTPDALEKVLEALRPHARGRLLCLFGCGGDRDRGKRPLMAGLAERLADHVLVTDDNPRSEDPAQIFDDIRPGFADAAKAEFVHGRGAAIARLIANAGRDDVVLLAGKGHEDYQEINGERLPFSDLQEAEAALGAWGASHA; translated from the coding sequence ATGCCCATGCCACTGAATCAATTGTTGCCCCAGGCCGAAAGCGCCACCCTCATCCGTGAACTGACCCTGGACAGCCGCAAGGTGCGTCCGGGCGATCTGTTCCTGGCGGTACCGGGCATCCAGCAGGACGGTCGTGCCCACATTGCCGACGCCGTCGCACGTGGCGCCACTGCCGTCGCCTATGAATCAGAAGGGGCAGCAGCCATCGACGCCAGCGGCGCCGAGCTGGTTGCCATCAAAGGCCTGGCCGGCCAGCTCTCGGCCATTGCCGGGCGCTTCTATGGTGAGCCCAGCCGTGGTCTGAACCTGGTCGGCGTTACCGGTACCAACGGCAAGACCAGCGTCAGCCAGCTGATCGCCCAGGCCCTCGACCTGCTCGGCGAGCGCTGCGGCATCGTCGGCACCCTGGGTACCGGCTTCCATGGCGAACTGGAAAGCGGCCGCCACACCACACCCGATCCCCTGGCGGTGCAGGCGACCCTGGCCAACCTCAAGCAGGCCGGTGCCCGCGCGGTGGCAATGGAAGTATCGTCCCATGGACTGGAGCAGGGTCGTGTCGCCGCGCTCGCCTTCGATATCGCCGTGTTCACCAACCTGTCCCGTGACCATCTCGACTACCACGGCTCGATGGAGGCCTATGGCGCCGCCAAGGCCCGGCTGTTCGACTGGCCGCAACTGCGCTGCCGGGTGATCAACCTCGACGATGCGTTCGGCCGCGAACTGGCGTCGCACGAGCATGAGTCGCGTCTCATCGGCTACAGCCAGGAAGATGCGTCGGCCTTCATCTATTGCCGTGAAGCCCACTTCGATGATGACGGTGTGCGTGCCAGCCTTGTGACGCCCCAGGGCGAAGGCTTGCTGCGCAGTCCGTTGCTGGGCCGCTTCAACCTGAGCAACCTGCTGGCGGTTGTCGGTGCCCTGTTGGGCATGGGCTACCCGCTGGATGAAATCCTCCGTGCGCTGCCTGGCCTGCAAGGGCCCGTCGGCCGCATGCAGCGCCTGGGTGGCGGCGACAAGCCGCTGGTGGTGGTGGATTACGCACACACGCCCGATGCGCTGGAAAAAGTCCTCGAAGCCTTGCGCCCCCATGCCCGTGGCCGCCTGCTGTGCCTGTTCGGCTGCGGTGGTGATCGCGATCGCGGCAAGCGCCCGCTGATGGCGGGCCTGGCCGAACGCCTGGCTGACCATGTGCTGGTCACCGACGACAACCCGCGCAGCGAAGACCCCGCGCAGATCTTCGACGACATCCGCCCTGGTTTTGCTGACGCCGCCAAGGCCGAGTTCGTGCACGGACGCGGTGCCGCCATTGCCCGTTTGATCGCCAATGCGGGGCGCGACGACGTCGTGCTGCTGGCGGGCAAAGGCCATGAGGACTACCAGGAAATCAACGGCGAACGCCTGCCGTTCTCCGATCTGCAGGAAGCCGAGGCCGCCCTGGGCGCCTGGGGGGCGAGCCATGCTTGA
- a CDS encoding UDP-N-acetylmuramoyl-tripeptide--D-alanyl-D-alanine ligase, with protein MLEPMHLSALQTPLHARLIGADAAFSAVTTDSRRVEPGQLFIALVGPNFDGHDYLADVTRKGAVAALVQREIPGAPLPQLLVGDTRVALGQLGALNRDAFTGKVAAVTGSSGKTTVKEMLASILRTQGPVLATRGNLNNDLGAPLTLLELAPEHRSAVIELGASRVGEIAYTVGLTRPQVAIINNAGTAHVGEFGGPEKIVLAKGEILEGLAADGVAVLNRDDKAFETWRQRNGARQVLNFGLKAEDADLRAESIVRDARGCMAFTLKGVAGEASIQLNLLGLHNVANALAAAAAAHALGVPLVGIREGLQNLQPVKGRTVAQLAPSGMRVIDDSYNANPASMIAAVDILAGFPGRTVLVLGDMGELGEWAEQGHRDVGLHARGKVSALYAVGPQMAHAVAAFGDDGRHFADQSSLIQALVDEQDANTTILIKGSRSAAMEKIVAAICGTGEAH; from the coding sequence ATGCTTGAGCCCATGCACCTCTCCGCTCTGCAGACGCCTTTGCACGCCCGGCTGATCGGTGCTGATGCTGCATTCTCGGCAGTGACCACCGACAGCCGGCGCGTCGAGCCCGGCCAGTTGTTCATTGCGCTGGTCGGTCCGAATTTCGATGGGCACGACTACCTGGCGGACGTGACCAGAAAGGGCGCTGTCGCGGCGCTCGTTCAGCGAGAGATTCCGGGTGCGCCCCTGCCGCAACTGCTGGTCGGCGATACCCGAGTGGCGCTCGGCCAGCTCGGTGCGCTCAACCGTGACGCGTTCACCGGCAAGGTGGCGGCGGTGACCGGTTCCAGTGGCAAGACCACGGTCAAGGAGATGCTCGCCAGCATCCTGCGTACCCAGGGTCCGGTTCTGGCGACCCGTGGCAACCTGAACAACGACCTGGGCGCTCCGCTCACCCTGCTCGAACTGGCGCCGGAACATCGTAGCGCCGTGATCGAACTGGGTGCCTCGCGAGTCGGCGAAATCGCCTACACCGTCGGCCTGACCCGGCCCCAGGTGGCCATCATCAACAACGCCGGTACCGCCCATGTCGGCGAGTTCGGCGGCCCTGAGAAAATCGTCCTGGCCAAGGGCGAGATCCTCGAGGGCCTGGCTGCCGATGGCGTTGCCGTGCTCAACCGCGATGACAAGGCCTTCGAAACCTGGCGCCAGCGCAATGGCGCTCGCCAGGTGCTGAACTTTGGCCTCAAGGCCGAGGATGCCGACCTGCGTGCCGAATCCATCGTCCGCGATGCCCGTGGCTGCATGGCCTTCACGCTCAAGGGCGTGGCTGGCGAAGCGAGCATCCAGCTCAACCTGCTGGGCCTGCACAACGTCGCCAATGCCCTGGCCGCTGCTGCCGCTGCCCATGCCCTGGGCGTACCGCTGGTCGGTATCCGCGAGGGGCTGCAGAACCTGCAACCGGTCAAGGGCCGCACCGTAGCGCAGTTGGCGCCCAGCGGTATGCGCGTGATCGATGACAGCTACAACGCCAACCCGGCTTCGATGATCGCGGCCGTTGATATACTCGCCGGTTTTCCTGGGCGTACCGTTCTGGTGCTCGGGGACATGGGCGAGCTGGGGGAATGGGCCGAACAGGGTCATCGCGACGTGGGTCTCCACGCGCGGGGCAAGGTCAGCGCGCTCTATGCAGTCGGTCCTCAGATGGCGCACGCCGTCGCCGCGTTCGGCGACGATGGGCGCCATTTCGCTGATCAGTCCAGCCTTATCCAGGCCCTGGTCGACGAGCAGGACGCCAACACAACAATTCTGATCAAAGGTTCTCGCAGCGCGGCGATGGAGAAGATCGTCGCGGCCATCTGCGGAACGGGGGAGGCTCACTAA